One genomic segment of Sminthopsis crassicaudata isolate SCR6 chromosome 2, ASM4859323v1, whole genome shotgun sequence includes these proteins:
- the SSTR4 gene encoding somatostatin receptor type 4, with protein MSGPPTLAPGVEEAVAPGIFEFGTDWPKSPNVSRPPGSLGGEEEEGRGAGGETGMIVIQSIYALVCLVGLVGNALVIFVILRYAKMKTATNIYLLNLAIADELFMLSVPFVASSAALRHWPFGSALCRTVLSVDGLNMFTSVFCLTVLSVDRYIAVVHPLRAATYRRPSVAKLINGGVWLASLLVTLPITIFADTKPTRGGQAVACNLHWPHPAWSAVFVVYTFLLGFLLPVLAIGLCYLLIVGKMRAVALRAGWQQRRRSEKKITRLVLMVVAVFVLCWMPFYVVQLLNLFVPSLDATANHVSLILSYANSCANPILYGFLSDNFRRSFQRVLCLRCCLLDAASAAEEEPLDYYATALKSKGGGCMCPTLPCQQEPVHPEPCGKHGTLTRTTTF; from the coding sequence ATGAGCGGTCCCCCAACGCTGGCTCCTGGGGTGGAGGAAGCCGTAGCTCCAGGAATCTTTGAATTTGGCACGGACTGGCCCAAGTCCCCTAATGTCAGCCGCCCCCCTGGCAGcttgggaggggaggaagaggagggaagaggggcaGGAGGTGAGACTGGAATGATTGTTATACAGTCCATCTATGCCCTGGTGTGCCTAGTGGGGCTGGTGGGCAATGCCTTAGTTATCTTCGTCATTCTCCGCTATGCCAAAATGAAGACAGCTACTAATATCTACCTGTTGAATCTGGCCATTGCTGATGAGCTCTTCATGCTCAGCGTGCCCTTTGTGGCTTCCTCTGCTGCCCTCCGCCACTGGCCCTTTGGCTCTGCCCTCTGCAGGACTGTGCTGAGTGTTGATGGCCTCAATATGTTTACTAGTGTCTTCTGCCTGACAGTGCTCAGTGTAGACCGCTATATTGCCGTGGTGCACCCCCTGAGAGCTGCCACTTATCGAAGACCCAGTGTGGCCAAGCTCATCAATGGAGGAGTATGGCTGGCTTCCTTGCTGGTCACTCTGCCCATTACCATCTTTGCAGATACCAAACCCACTCGAGGTGGTCAGGCTGTGGCCTGCAATCTGCACTGGCCCCATCCAGCATGGTCTGCTGTCTTTGTGGTCTACACCTTTCTCCTGGGTTTCCTCCTTCCTGTCCTGGCCATTGGCCTCTGTTATCTGCTTATTGTGGGCAAAATGCGAGCCGTGGCCCTCAGGGCTGGCTGGCAGCAGAGACGCAGATCCGAGAAGAAGATCACCAGGCTGGTGCTCATGGTGGTGGCTGTCTTTGTGCTCTGCTGGATGCCCTTTTATGTAGTACAGCTGTTGAACCTCTTCGTGCCCAGCCTGGATGCCACCGCTAACCACGTGTCCCTCATCCTCAGCTATGCCAACAGCTGTGCAAATCCCATTCTATATGGCTTCCTTTCAGATAACTTCCGGCGTTCATTCCAGAGAGTGCTCTGCCTTCGTTGTTGTCTCCTAGATGCTGCTTCTGCTGCTGAGGAAGAACCTTTAGACTACTATGCTACAGCCCTCAAGAGCAAAGGGGGTGGGTGTATGTGTCCCACTCTACCCTGCCAGCAGGAACCTGTGCACCCAGAGCCCTGTGGTAAGCATGGCACCCTTACCAGAACCACCACTTTCTAA